One segment of Triticum aestivum cultivar Chinese Spring chromosome 2A, IWGSC CS RefSeq v2.1, whole genome shotgun sequence DNA contains the following:
- the LOC123185647 gene encoding probable calcium-binding protein CML22, translating into MPPSGLLSYIPTSFSSILPVRGCAAPPSPSPSPSPAPPPAASPAPSKMSPSVKAADRAELARVFELFDRNGDGRITREELEDSLGKLGIPVPGDELAAMIARIDADGDGCVDVEEFGELYRTIMSTSSGGDQKDSSDEEEDEDMREAFRVFDANGDGFITVDELSAVLASLGLKQGRSAEECRRMIGQVDRDGDGRVDFHEFRQMMRGGGLAALA; encoded by the coding sequence ATGCCACCCTCCGGCCTCCTCTCCTACATCCCGACCAGCTTCTCCTCCATCCTCCCTGTCCGCGGCTGCGCCGCGCCCCCCtcgccgtctccgtctccgtcgccggcGCCTCCACCGGCAGCGTCTCCGGCCCCGAGCAAGATGTCGCCCTCGGTGAAGGCGGCGGACCGCGCGGAGCTGGCGCGCGTGTTCGAGCTGTTCGACCGGAACGGCGACGGGCGCATCACGCGGGAGGAGCTGGAGGACTCGCTGGGCAAGCTGGGCATCCCCGTGCCGGGCGACGAGCTGGCCGCCATGATCGCGCGCATCGACGCCGACGGCGACGGGTGCGTGGACGTGGAGGAGTTCGGCGAGCTCTACCGCACCATCATGTCGACGAGCAGCGGCGGGGACCAGAAGGATTCGTCGgacgaggaagaggacgaggacatGCGGGAGGCGTTCCGCGTGTTCGACGCCAACGGCGACGGGTTCATCACGGTGGACGAGCTGAGCGCCGTGCTGGCGTCGCTGGGGCTGAAGCAGGGCCGGTCGGCCGAGGAGTGCCGCCGCATGATCGGGCAGGTCGACCGCGACGGCGACGGCCGCGTCGACTTCCACGAGTTCCGCCAGATGATGCGCGGCGGCGGGCTCGCCGCGCTCGCCTGA